tagactaacaaagcatcagattcctggagagagtattccatcatagtttagtagtgaggactttatgaatttcttcactgaaaaaattgatagtatcaggaacaaaatattggatgttcaacctctGACAGTATCCCGTGATCCAGAAGGAAGAGctatttaaacttatcaccacggctaaaccaacaacgtgtttgttagatccaattccaactagactgctgaaagaagtgatacatgcagctggagagcctcttcttaatattattaactcttcgttatatctaggtcatgtcccaaaatctctcaagttagcagttattaagcctcttcttaagaaacctaaactagaccctgatgaaatgtaaagctgctttgagacaatgctctttgtaaaagcgctatacaaaaataaattgaattgaattgaatatttggATCGCCTCACTGCCCTGTCAAatcaatactacagcatctacacacacacacacacacacacacacacacacacacaaacacacacacaggtttgacATCAGGATGATGTTTATTCTACAAATAAAGAGGTGAAACAGATGAGTGGAAATTCATCTCAATACCAGACTGGTGATTTGGGACAAAGCCGACTTCTGCGAGTCCGTCTCTCCGTGTCCAGTTGCCGTGATGTGCACTACAGCACTGATATAGTGTAGTAAAAAATAGCCACGCCCACAATCAGAATGGAGTCATGACAGCTGCTACATCCTAAACCGCCATGCTAGTGCTCTGAAAGTGCATGGCTGACCTGCCGCGTGTGTGATGTGGGACGCAGCAGAGCCAGGGCTAGTGCACTATTCCAGCACTGAGTATAGTTTATTGGTGGACCCTGACGTCTGAAATCTAATAAAGTTAGTGCTTAGAGTCGCTACATTTCATCAGCATGAGCGGGTTTAGCCGTGTCCACGTCCACCGCGGCACCTCCCACAGGATAAGACTCCGCCCCGTTTCCCACCGTCGCAGAGCGGTTTCCTCTGAGTGCATCGTCCTGAAgcagcacttcctgtttcctgtcttCTCTCTCCAAGGTGTCTGCTCCCTCGCGCTCCACTCTGCGCGTGTCCGCTGCGACCTGCTGAAGCTCCACTAGGAGGTTTTTATCGTCCACTGCGCTCTCAGACTGGACGAGCGGCGACGCCTCATCGTTCAGGATGTTTCTGGAAATTACTGCATGgggaaaacaacacacagaattCTTAATTTATTACAGAAATGTTAGCAAGTTTTCTGctccaatcagagagcagacatgtgtcATGCGAGTGTGAatgtgatgaggtgatgatcaTCAAGCCACACCTCCAGTGGGCGTATACGTCTCCTCAGAGGCTTTCACACGCAGACTAAAGGGACGAAAActtgggaaaataatcagcgttAAAGAGAAGAGCAAAATctggaaagaaaacaacagtGGTTAGAGGTCAGTGAGCAGGTCAACATTTAACAACCGCGCTGTTCACACAAATCAATTCAACTAGCCTTCACACTAAAGCTAGCCATTTAGCCCGAGAGAATATTCTTTAAACATTTAGCGATTAGCCTGTAGTGACCCCTACTGACCATGATGCAGGTGCTGGTCTGAGCCGCTTTACTCGCTGTCTGTTTCACCAGAGACTGTAAGTTCCTCAGCTGTGCTAACagagacctgaacacacacacacacacacacatttttatatatatatatatttacacacacacatttatatacagtatctcacaaaagtgggTACACCCCTCTAATTTCAGTAAACATTTTAGTATAATCTTCTCATAGGACAATACTACTTTAGAGTAGTCAATGTGCAGCTTGTATAGCAGTATAGATTTCCTGTCCTCTGAAAATAACTCAACAAACAGACATTATTATCTAAATAACTGGCAACgaaagtgagtacaccctaaGTGATAAAAGCTGTACATCGTTTAACCATGTCACAGGTCCTATTtatcatgttcatgtgtttgtcagCTTGATAGGACCATACAAATGTGTGTATCTTATATTAGAGCATTTAAAATTTGGTGCTTTAAGTACAATTCACTCATATTGACCACTGGATgatcaacatggcacctcatggtaAAGAACTCTCGGAGGATTTGAGAATTAGATTTGTTACTCTCCACAAAGATGGGTTATGCTACAAGAAGATCAGTAACACCCTGAAACtgagttacagtacagtggcCAGGGTCATTACAGAGGGTTTTCCAAGACAGGTTCCTCTCTGAACAGACCTCACAGGGTCGATCAGCGAAGTTCTCATGCTGTGGGTCAGATGCAGAAGCTGGCTTTGAAAAACAGAcacatgagtgctgccagcattgctttAGAGGTTGGTCATCATGGTCTggggctgcatgagtgctgctggtacTGGGGGGCTGTGGTTCATTGAGGGAAACATGGATTCCAGCATGTACTGTAACATTCTGAAACAGAACATGATACCCTCCCTTCAAAAACTGGGCCAAATGTCAGTTTTCcaacaaccccaaacacaccgCCAAGATCACAACTGCCTTGCTGAggaaggtgaaggtgatggagtGGCCAAGTATGTCTCCAGACCCGAACCCTATTGAGCacctgtggggcatcctcacaCAGAAGGGGGAGAAGTGCCATGTGTCTAAcatccagcagctctgtgataTCATTATGGAGGCGTGGAAGAGGATCCCAGCAACAACATGTGCAGCTCTGGAGAACTCCATGGCCAGGAGGATTAAGGCTGTGCTAGATAACAATGGTGCTCACACAAAATATTCACACTTTGGacacatatatactgtgtatatatacacacacacacatgatatatatatacactatattgccaaaagtattcgctcacccatccaaataatcagaatcaggtgttccaatcacttccatggccacaggtgtataaaatcaagcacctaggcatgcagactgtttttacaaacatttgtgaaagaatgggtcgctctcaggagctcagtgaattccagcgtggaactgtgataggatgccacctgtgcaacaaatccagtcgtgaaatttcctcgctcctaaatattccacagtcaactgtcagctgtattataagaacgtggaagtgtttgggaacgacagcaactcagccacgaagtggtaggccacgtaaactgacggagcggggtcagcggatgctgaggcgcatagtgcgaagaggtcgccaactttctgcagagtcaatcgctacagacctccaaacttcatgtggccttcagatgagctcaagaacagtgtgcagagagcttcatggaatgggtttccatggccgagcagctgcatccaagccatacatcaccaagtgcaatgcaaagcgtcagatgcagtggtgtaaagcacgccgccactggactctagagcagtggagacgcgttctctggagtgacgaatcgcgcttctccatctggcaatctgatggacgagtctgggtttggcggttgccaggagaacggtacttgtctgactgcattgtgccaagtgtaaagtttggtggaggggggattatggtgtggggttgtttttcaggagctgggcttggccccttagttccagtgaaaggaactctgaatgcttcagcataccaagacattttggacaattccatgctcccaactttgtgggaacagtttggagctggccccttcctcttccaacatgactgtgcaccagtgaccaaagcaaggtccataaagacatggatgacagagtctggtgtggaggaacttgactggcctgcacagagtcctgacctcaaccccatagaacacctttgggatgaattagagcggagactgagagccagaccttctcgtccaacatcagtgtgtgacctcacaaatgcgcttctggaagaatggtcaaaaattcccataaacacactcctaaaccttgtggacagccttcccagaagagttgaagctgttatagctgcaaagggtggaccgacgtcatattgaaccctatggattaggaatgggatgtcacttaagttcatatgcgagtcaaggcaggtgagagaatacttttggcaatatagtgtatatggagcttacagttgtgtgtatgtgtgtgtgtgtgtattactcaCATGTTGTGTTTCTCCAGCTGCTCCACTGTTCTCTGGAGGTCCTTATTCTGTGCTGAACATGCTGcaaccctgacacacacacagacacacaataatgttattgtttgtttgtttgtttttgtttgtttgtttatataaatataaagtgcaCCTGCTCTCCAGACCATCGATGTACTCTTTCTTGCGGCGTCTGCTGTCCTGAGCCGACTGTTTATTACGGATTTTACGGCGCACTTTTTTCAGTATTCTCTCCTCTGCCTGTgtatacacacgcacgcgcacgcgcacacacacgcgcacacacacgcgcacacacacgcacacgcgcgcacacgcgcgcacacgcgcacacacacgcacacagacacacagacacacagacacacgcacacagatgATGATAGTTTGCCTGTGGCTcagtgtgtgacacagtgaggtTACTTTGACAATACAGTAGTACTGTGTCCCaggtgtgatttgggacacagcctctGACTCATGTGAGATGTGATTCtgtggctgtgtctcaaatcctGTCCTGAATCCTGTCCCACATCCTGTCCCGAATCCTGTCTAAAATCCTGTCCTGATAGGAcagtgttcatatcacactctcctgtgtcacccaaatgagaatgggttcccttttgagtctggttcctctcaaggtttcttcctcataccatctaagagaatttttccttgccacagtcgcctcaggcttttcactagggatgattctgtctaacatctaggactgtttacactgttttttgtttcttatgttctgtaaagctactttgagacaatgtccattattaaaagggctatataaataaaactgaattgaactgattCCTGTCCTGAATCCTGGGACACAGCCCCTTTTGATGTTCACAGAAGTGCTGTACCTGGTCCAGTACCATGTGATTTGACTCACGACTCCTGGAGCTTTGTACCATGAGAGCAGTGATGTGACTGTGGCATTGTACCTTGGTGAGTGGCAGGTTGTTGGGCAGGGACACGCCCTCCTGATCGAGAAGCTTCTGTTCCTCCTCAGTGAGAGTCAGCTCCGGATACAGCTggaacatcacacatcacacaccatcatcacacatcacacaccatcatcacacacaccatcatcacacaccaccatcacacatcacacaccatcatcacacacaccatcatcacacaccatcatcacacaccatcacacatcacacaccatcatcatcacacaccatcatcaaacatcacacaccatcatcacacaccatcatcaaacatcacacaccatcacacatcacacaccatcacacaccatcacacatcacacaccatcatcaaacatcacacaccatcacacatcacacaccatcacacatcacacaccatcacacatcacacaccatcacacaccatcacacatcacacaccatcacacacacaccatcatcacacaccatcacacatcacacaccatcatcacacaccatcatcaaacatcacacaccatcatcacacatcacacaccatcatcatcacacaccatcatcaaacatcacacaccatcacacacaccatcacacacaccatcacacaccatcatcacaccatcttcacacatcacacaccatcatcatcacaccatcatacatcacacatcacaccatcatcatcacacatcacacatcactcatcatcacacatcactcatcatcactcatcaatcacacatcacacatcactcatcactcatcaatcacacatcacacatcactcatcacacatcatcactcatcacacatcactcatcaccactcatcacacatcactcatcatcacacatcacacatcatcactcatcacacatcactcatcatcacacatcacacatcactcatcacacatcactcatcaatcacacatcactcatcaatcacacatcactcatcacacatcacacatcacacatcacacatcactcatcacacatcacacatcacacatcactcatcatcacacatcactcatcatcatcacacatcacacatcactcatcatcacacatcactcatcatcatcacacatcacacatcactcatcatcacacatcactcatcatcatcacacatcacacatcacacatcatcacacatcacacatcactcatcatcacacatcacacatcacacatcacacatcatcactcatcactcatcactcatcacacatcacacatcacacatcactcatcatcatcacacatcacacatcatcacacatcactcatcacacatcactcatcatcacacatcactcatcatcacacatcacacatcactcatcatcatcacacatcacacatcatcacacatcactcatcatcacacatcactcatcatcacacatcactcatcatcacacatcactcatcatcacacatcactcatcatcatcacacatcatcatcatcactcatcatcatcactcatcatcatcatcacacatcactcatcatcatcatcacacatcacatcactcatcatcatcacacatcacatcaccacacatcaccacacatcacacatcatcactcatcatcatacATCACTTATTAATAACGTGCCATTGTGCAGAAggaaacactaacacactcaccagGCCATCATTAATGGAGTGGGGGGCGTGGCTAAGATCAAACAGGGTGTGATCAAGATCAGAGTGGGCGTGGTTGAGCTCAGGATGGGCATGTTCCACTTTAATGGTAGAAACCAGCGGCAGCTCGTTCACCACACATGAGTCAGACACCAGCAGCGGAGAAGTCCATTCATCTAACACCCAATGACATCACAGTTTTAGAATCGTACATCCACTCCACCTTGTTACATCACCACTTCGTTACTTCATCTCCACCTTATGTCATCACCACCTCGTTATACATCTCCACCTCACGTCATCTCCACCTCATTATGTCATCTCCACCTCGTTACGTCATCACCGCCTCATTGTCATCTCCACCTCGttacatcaacaccaccacgTTACGTCATTTCCACCTTATGTCATCTCCACCTCGTTCCGTCATTTCCACCTTGTCATCTCCACCTCGTTACGTCATTTCCACCTTACTACATCTCCACCTCGTTACATCAACACCACAACATGAAGCTAACAGAAATTTGACCTTGCCCTGACCTTGGATCAATTCAAGAATCTAATCAGTTCCTCTGCAGAGAAAACTCCACATCAACCCTACCACCAGCGTTCTCTTCTTTTTCAGGATTAcccaaagccacacctcct
The nucleotide sequence above comes from Hemibagrus wyckioides isolate EC202008001 linkage group LG01, SWU_Hwy_1.0, whole genome shotgun sequence. Encoded proteins:
- the creb3l4 gene encoding cyclic AMP-responsive element-binding protein 3-like protein 4 isoform X1, translating into MRETEGVDTGHGSSTGSEVCEDTGSVCVGQSDEDAVMEDKTFIPKSCPPCVYEEGWVLHHQSSFNDSESEDVLHTVNPNEVFKDSDSAASDIPDPTHPLTPVTPTVYQVVYDISGVGGDQQKQQKVDIISIELDEWTSPLLVSDSCVVNELPLVSTIKVEHAHPELNHAHSDLDHTLFDLSHAPHSINDGLLYPELTLTEEEQKLLDQEGVSLPNNLPLTKAEERILKKVRRKIRNKQSAQDSRRRKKEYIDGLESRVAACSAQNKDLQRTVEQLEKHNMVQYDVGPPFAAITASTLLGRLSTRSLLAQLRNLQSLVKQTASKAAQTSTCIMILLFSLTLIIFPSFRPFSLRVKASEETYTPTGVISRNILNDEASPLVQSESAVDDKNLLVELQQVAADTRRVEREGADTLEREDRKQEVLLQDDALRGNRSATVGNGAESYPVGGAAVDVDTAKPAHADEM
- the creb3l4 gene encoding cyclic AMP-responsive element-binding protein 3-like protein 4 isoform X2; the protein is MRETEGVDTGHGSSTGSEVCEDTGSVCVGQSDEDAVMEDKTFIPKSCPPCVYEEGWVLHHQSSFNDSESEDVLHTVNPNEVFKDSDSAASDIPDPTHPLTPVTPTVYQVVYDISGVGGDQQKQQKVDIISIELDEWTSPLLVSDSCVVNELPLVSTIKVEHAHPELNHAHSDLDHTLFDLSHAPHSINDGLLYPELTLTEEEQKLLDQEGVSLPNNLPLTKAEERILKKVRRKIRNKQSAQDSRRRKKEYIDGLESRVAACSAQNKDLQRTVEQLEKHNMSLLAQLRNLQSLVKQTASKAAQTSTCIMILLFSLTLIIFPSFRPFSLRVKASEETYTPTGVISRNILNDEASPLVQSESAVDDKNLLVELQQVAADTRRVEREGADTLEREDRKQEVLLQDDALRGNRSATVGNGAESYPVGGAAVDVDTAKPAHADEM